The Cucumis melo cultivar AY chromosome 5, USDA_Cmelo_AY_1.0, whole genome shotgun sequence genome has a segment encoding these proteins:
- the LOC103491259 gene encoding uncharacterized protein LOC103491259 isoform X1, whose amino-acid sequence MPFQMKIQPIDFDTIEEAARFELVKPVVKSKLKRLFERQFPNVLRNSAEKANFEELNANKDSSDGAELEPSSLCLANMVQNFIEDNNEKQFSASRCGRSRCNCFNGNNTDSSEEDLDSHGSFGDSNFSSGGEAWELLKSLLPCTTVHERNLLADTARIVEKNKVCKRKDNLAREIVTNGLLALGYDASICKSHWEKSPTYPAGDYEYIDVIIEGERLLIDIDLRSEFEIARSTKSYKSILQLLPYIFVGNPFRLQRIVSIVSEAAKQSLKKKGMPVPPWRKAEYVKAKWLSPHIRASSLSTSGPDPESKDAIENCAEKSVDRNGLGELETVAVVKEWKPPELKPKSSSVGARNLKIVTGLASVIED is encoded by the exons ATGCCATTTCAGATGAAGATCCAGCCAATTGATTTTGACACCATCGAAGAAGCAGCTCGGTTTGAGCTGGTGAAGCCGGTTGTGAAGTCGAAATTAAAGCGATTATTTGAGAGACAGTTCCCGAACGTACTGAGAAATTCGGCAGAGAAGGCCAACTTTGAAGAATTGAACGCTAACAAGGACAGCTCCGATGGTGCTGAGTTAGAGCCTAGTTCTCTATGCTTGGCGAATATGGTTCAGAATTTCATCGAGGATAACAACGAGAAACAATTCAGCGCGTCTAGGTGCGGCCGCAGTCGCTGCAACTGCTTCAATGGAAACAATACGGACAGCTCCGAAGAGGATTTGGATTCACATGGTTCTTTTGGCGATTCCAATTTTTCATCCGGCGGTGAAGCATGGGAACTTCTGAAG AGCTTACTTCCTTGTACGACTGTTCATGAGAGGAATTTATTAGCGGATACGGCAAGGATCGTCGAGAAGAACAAAGTCTGCAAGCGTAAAGACAACTTAGCAAGAGAGATTGTTACTAATGGGTTGTTGGCTCTTGGCTACGACGCTTCCATCTGCAAATCTCACTGGGAAAAATCCCCCACATATCCGGCCG GGGATTATGAATACATTGACGTGATTATTGAAGGAGAACGTTTATTGATAGACATCGACTTACGATCAGAGTTCGAAATTGCACGATCAACCAAAAGCTACAAATCGATCCTTCAACTTCTTCCTTATATTTTTGTCGGCAACCCTTTTCGCCTTCAGAGGATCGTATCGATCGTATCAGAGGCTGCAAAACAGAGCTTAAAAAAGAAGGGGATGCCTGTTCCTCCATGGAGGAAAGCGGAGTATGTAAAAGCAAAGTGGCTCTCTCCCCATATTCGTGCCTCATCCTTGTCGACTTCAGGCCCAGATCCTGAGTCAAAGGATGCTATTGAAAACTGTGCTGAGAAATCGGTGGATCGTAATGGGTTGGGAGAGCTTGAGACTGTTGCAGTTGTAAAAGAATGGAAGCCTCCGGAGCTTAAGCCTAAAAGCTCGTCGGTTGGGGCTAGAAATCTTAAGATTGTTACTGGTTTGGCATCGGTTATTGAAGACTAG
- the LOC103491259 gene encoding uncharacterized protein LOC103491259 isoform X2 → MKIQPIDFDTIEEAARFELVKPVVKSKLKRLFERQFPNVLRNSAEKANFEELNANKDSSDGAELEPSSLCLANMVQNFIEDNNEKQFSASRCGRSRCNCFNGNNTDSSEEDLDSHGSFGDSNFSSGGEAWELLKSLLPCTTVHERNLLADTARIVEKNKVCKRKDNLAREIVTNGLLALGYDASICKSHWEKSPTYPAGDYEYIDVIIEGERLLIDIDLRSEFEIARSTKSYKSILQLLPYIFVGNPFRLQRIVSIVSEAAKQSLKKKGMPVPPWRKAEYVKAKWLSPHIRASSLSTSGPDPESKDAIENCAEKSVDRNGLGELETVAVVKEWKPPELKPKSSSVGARNLKIVTGLASVIED, encoded by the exons ATGAAGATCCAGCCAATTGATTTTGACACCATCGAAGAAGCAGCTCGGTTTGAGCTGGTGAAGCCGGTTGTGAAGTCGAAATTAAAGCGATTATTTGAGAGACAGTTCCCGAACGTACTGAGAAATTCGGCAGAGAAGGCCAACTTTGAAGAATTGAACGCTAACAAGGACAGCTCCGATGGTGCTGAGTTAGAGCCTAGTTCTCTATGCTTGGCGAATATGGTTCAGAATTTCATCGAGGATAACAACGAGAAACAATTCAGCGCGTCTAGGTGCGGCCGCAGTCGCTGCAACTGCTTCAATGGAAACAATACGGACAGCTCCGAAGAGGATTTGGATTCACATGGTTCTTTTGGCGATTCCAATTTTTCATCCGGCGGTGAAGCATGGGAACTTCTGAAG AGCTTACTTCCTTGTACGACTGTTCATGAGAGGAATTTATTAGCGGATACGGCAAGGATCGTCGAGAAGAACAAAGTCTGCAAGCGTAAAGACAACTTAGCAAGAGAGATTGTTACTAATGGGTTGTTGGCTCTTGGCTACGACGCTTCCATCTGCAAATCTCACTGGGAAAAATCCCCCACATATCCGGCCG GGGATTATGAATACATTGACGTGATTATTGAAGGAGAACGTTTATTGATAGACATCGACTTACGATCAGAGTTCGAAATTGCACGATCAACCAAAAGCTACAAATCGATCCTTCAACTTCTTCCTTATATTTTTGTCGGCAACCCTTTTCGCCTTCAGAGGATCGTATCGATCGTATCAGAGGCTGCAAAACAGAGCTTAAAAAAGAAGGGGATGCCTGTTCCTCCATGGAGGAAAGCGGAGTATGTAAAAGCAAAGTGGCTCTCTCCCCATATTCGTGCCTCATCCTTGTCGACTTCAGGCCCAGATCCTGAGTCAAAGGATGCTATTGAAAACTGTGCTGAGAAATCGGTGGATCGTAATGGGTTGGGAGAGCTTGAGACTGTTGCAGTTGTAAAAGAATGGAAGCCTCCGGAGCTTAAGCCTAAAAGCTCGTCGGTTGGGGCTAGAAATCTTAAGATTGTTACTGGTTTGGCATCGGTTATTGAAGACTAG